The genomic window TGGGGCCCGTAATTACGAGCCGATCGGGGTCGTCCTATCGCGCGGCGAAGGTGTCTGGGTCTGGGATACCGAAGGCAACCGTTACCTCGATTGCCTCTCGGCCTATTCGGCGGTCAGCCAGGGCCACTGCCACCCCAAGATCCTGGCGGCGATGGTCGAACAGGCGCACAGGCTGACGCTCACCTCGCGGGCCTTCCACAACGACCAGCTCGCCTTGTTCTACGAGGAGATCGCGGCGCTCACCGGCTCCCACAAGGTGCTGCCGATGAACAGCGGGGCTGAGGCGGTCGAAAGCGCGATCAAGTCGGTCCGCAAATGGGGCTATGAGGTGAAGGGCGTGCCGGACGGCCAGGCCGAGATCATCGTCTGTGCCAACAATTTCCACGGACGCACGCTGGGCATCGTCGGCTTTTCAACCGATCCCGAGACACGCACACATTTCGGTCCGTTCGCGCCTGGCTTCAGGATCATCCCGTTCGGCGACGCCGCGGCGCTGGAAGAGGCCATCACGCCAAACACCGTCGCCTTTCTGGTCGAGCCGATCCAGGGCGAAGCCGGTGTCGTCATTCCTCCAGCCGGCTATTTCACTGAGGTGCGGGAGCTCTGCACCGCCAACAACGTGATGCTGGTGCTCGACGAGATCCAGACCGGGCTCGGCCGCACCGGCAAGCTGCTTGCCGAACAGCACGAGGGAATCGAGGCGGACGTGACGCTGCTCGGCAAGGCCTTATCCGGCGGCTTCTATCCGGTGTCGGCCGTGCTTTCGAACAACGACGTGCTCGGGACATTGAGACCCGGGCAGCATGGCTCGACCTTTGGCGGCAATCCGCTTGCCTGCGCGGTGGCGCGCGCGGCGATCCGCGTGCTGGTCGAGGAAGGCATGATCGACAACGCGGCCAGGCAGGGCGCGCGCTTTCTGCAAGGCTTGAAGGACATTCGTGCCAATACGATCCGCGAGGTGCGCGGACGCGGCTTGATGCTGGCGGTCGAGCTGCATCCCGAGGCCGGGCGCGCACGCCGCTACTGTGAGGCGCTTCAGGGCAAGGGCATCCTCGCCAAGGATACCCATGAGCACACGATCCGCATCGCCCCGCCGCTGGTGATCACCAGCGACCAGGTCGACTGGGCGCTGGAGCGGCTCGCCACCACCCTGACGCAGGATTTCTCTTGAGACCGCCTGCGTCGGAAGATCGCAATGCCTGAAGCGGCCAACAACGAACGATTCCCCCATCTGCGCGTTGAAACGTCGTGGGCGATTACGAGCTGGGAGCTGCAATCATGCTTCCGCGTGGCTTTTGCCTTACGGCTGTTTTAGTTGGTGTCTCGATGCTGTCGGCGAGCCTCAGTGCGTTCGCCCAAGGACCCGGCCAGGGACACGGAAGGGGCGGACCACCCGGTGCGGGCGCAGCGCCGGCAGCTCGGCCAGCAGCACCACCGGCCATGGCCCGTCCGGCGGCGCCGCCAGCCATGGCGCGTCCCGCTGCGCCGGCATTCCATCCCCCGGCCATGTCGCAACGACCGGCCATGCCGCAACATTCGGCGCCGCATATCGCCTCACCGCCATCGCGCCCGACCCCGCATTTCGCTGCACCGCCGTCCCGCCCGACACCACATTTCGCTGCACCGCCGTCGCGGGCGGCGCCGCACGTGGCGGCTCCGCGGCCTGAAATCCATCGGGCGCCGGCAGCAACGCAGCGTCCGGCCATGGCACCCCAGCGGACGCCGCATATCGCCGCCCCCTCGCGCCCAAGTGCACCCCCGGCCGTGAGTGAGCGACCGGGACCGCCGCGCGAGACGCTGTCGCGCCAGTCCGCGGAACGCCAGGGCCGCATCGACCGCTTGCAGCAGCGCGTGCAGCAATTGCAGTCGCAAAAGCCACCAGAAGGCGCAAGGGCGCAACGCGAGCAACAACGGTTGCTGCAGTCGCAGAGCCGGCTGCTTGAACGCGAGCAGCGAGTGCAACAGCGCGAGCAGCACGTCGAGCAGCGGCAGCGCGAGATGCTGTCGCGCCAGAGCACAGAACGGCAGACCCGCATTGACCGCTTGCAGCAGCGCGTCCAGCAACTGCAGTCGCAGAAGCCGGAAGGCCTGCGGGCGCAACGCGCGCAGGAGCGGATGCTGCAGACGCAGAACCGGCTGCTGCAGCGCGAACAGCGCTTGCAGCAAAGTGATCAGGCGCGCCTGCAGCGGTTGGGACCTGAGCCGACGACAGTTGGGCGAGCCGCCACGGCTGCCGCTGTGCAGGCCGCCGAGCGCGGGCGGTTTGCGGAGCGCTTCCGTGAGCAAGCCGCTCCGCAGACCCAAGCCGCCCTCCTCACTCGCCAGAGCGGCTGGGCTCCCCGGCAGGCCTGGCGTCACCGCCATCCCGCGGTATTCGTGGCGTGGCTTGGGCCGGTGTTCTGGCCATACGCTTACTCCGACATTTTTGACTACACGTTCTGGTCCTATGCTTATGAGCCCGGCTATTGGGCGTACGCGTATGACGACTTCGTCGACACC from Bradyrhizobium zhanjiangense includes these protein-coding regions:
- the rocD gene encoding ornithine--oxo-acid transaminase, with translation MSASVIDFIATEARFGARNYEPIGVVLSRGEGVWVWDTEGNRYLDCLSAYSAVSQGHCHPKILAAMVEQAHRLTLTSRAFHNDQLALFYEEIAALTGSHKVLPMNSGAEAVESAIKSVRKWGYEVKGVPDGQAEIIVCANNFHGRTLGIVGFSTDPETRTHFGPFAPGFRIIPFGDAAALEEAITPNTVAFLVEPIQGEAGVVIPPAGYFTEVRELCTANNVMLVLDEIQTGLGRTGKLLAEQHEGIEADVTLLGKALSGGFYPVSAVLSNNDVLGTLRPGQHGSTFGGNPLACAVARAAIRVLVEEGMIDNAARQGARFLQGLKDIRANTIREVRGRGLMLAVELHPEAGRARRYCEALQGKGILAKDTHEHTIRIAPPLVITSDQVDWALERLATTLTQDFS